TTAAGACCCGCATACACAGAGAGCAGACTGGCACCAAAAAATACCGCCAGTACAAGCACACAGAAACCAAGAAATTGACGCCATCGTTTGATCTCAAAAACCCAAAGGGCTACTGCGACCACCGCGATAGTTACCACCCAGACGCTCATACCGCCAAAAAGATGAATCAGAGCGGAAGCCAAAAGATACCCAACCCTGCCCGGATACCCGCGAAAAATAAAGGAGACCAGGCTAACACCAGCATACAGGACGAGACCCACCGCGATAACCCGAGCGATAACTCCCCAGGAGGGTCTTAAGTTCTTGCCCCTCTTTGCCACTTATATCCCTCCGTAACCGGTAATTAACCGGGCAGTTGTGAATACCAGCGGTAAAAGAAGAAAGCGGAATATCGGCATACCAAACAAAAAAATCATCACAATACCAAAGAGTCCGTACTCCTCTAACCTACCATACCTCGCTGCCAAGTCAGCGGGTAAAAGATAATAAATCAACCTCGAGCCGTCAAGCGGGGGGATCGGAATGAGATTGAAAAAGCAGAGAATTAGGTTGTATATGACAAAGTAATATGCTATGCGCCATGCAAAGCCACCAACTGCAACAAGGGAAAGTAGGCGGACAACGAGACTGGCAATGAGGGCGGTAAAGAAATTGGCAAGCGGGCCAGCAAGGGCTGAGATTGCCAAATCCCTTAAAGGATTGCGGAAGTTACTGGCGTTAATCGGTACCGGTTTTGCCCAGCCAAATCTTGTCCAAGGCAAGAGCAAGAGGATGGTACCCAATGGGTCGAGATGCTTGAGCGGATTGAGGGTCAATCTCCCCTGCTCCTTTGCGGTTGGGTCACCTAACACCAAAGCCGCATAACCATGAGTGAACTCATGAATCGTCAGTCCAAAGAGAATCGCCGGCGCCGTTAGCAAAATTTCCTCTACATTAAACATTATGACTCAACCACCTTTCTGCGAGGGCGCGCTCCTCATCTTTATTTCTTACCCTCCCATTAAGTCGGGCGTAGAGCACCCGCTCAATGATCTTGCCCAGTTGTGGACCGGGTCTAATCCCCAAAAGAAGAAGATCTCCTGCCTTTAGCTCTGGTTTAACAAAAGTTAACTCATTTAAGAAGAGGCTTAATTTTTTAGCCACGGGCCCAGTTTTTAAAACAGCAAGGAGTCGGAGGGCAGGTAGGGGTAAGGGTTTTAGTAAGCGATAAATGGTCGAACGCCTGCGGGCGCGGCGAAGGCGGTTTTCTAAATTTGAGAAAGTTTTTATCGCCTCAGAAACCTGGCGTTCCTCTTTTGTAATGGGAAAGCGGTTGTCAAGTGGTAATATGCTCAAAAGATAGAGGAAGATGGGGTCCTCCCTGATGCCCGCCTGGGTTAACCTCTTTAAATCGGTCAAGAATCGCCGGGGTGGAGAAAAGTGGAAAAAAGCTGCTAAAACCCCTTCCTTTACAACCGCTTCCATGACCTTAAATGCCCTCGCTTCCTTACTGATGCACCGGAGCTCATAAAGCACCCGCTCAGGTGTCAAAAGGGCTAAATAGCCTTCCTTCACCGCCTGGCGGAG
This genomic window from candidate division WOR-3 bacterium contains:
- a CDS encoding site-2 protease family protein, with protein sequence MFNVEEILLTAPAILFGLTIHEFTHGYAALVLGDPTAKEQGRLTLNPLKHLDPLGTILLLLPWTRFGWAKPVPINASNFRNPLRDLAISALAGPLANFFTALIASLVVRLLSLVAVGGFAWRIAYYFVIYNLILCFFNLIPIPPLDGSRLIYYLLPADLAARYGRLEEYGLFGIVMIFLFGMPIFRFLLLPLVFTTARLITGYGGI